In Candidatus Effluviviaceae Genus V sp., a single window of DNA contains:
- a CDS encoding HU family DNA-binding protein, which translates to MNKAELIEKVAQRSGLSNRAAKDVVDSIFAVDNGIIAEELKSRGKVQITGFGTFQADKRNARDWRIPGTDRTKHVPEHFAPKFKAGKSLKDTVK; encoded by the coding sequence ATGAACAAGGCGGAACTCATCGAGAAGGTCGCGCAGCGTTCAGGGCTTTCGAACCGTGCAGCGAAGGACGTCGTCGACTCGATCTTCGCGGTCGACAACGGGATCATCGCCGAGGAGCTCAAGAGCCGCGGCAAGGTCCAGATCACGGGCTTCGGCACCTTCCAGGCCGACAAGCGCAACGCCCGCGACTGGCGGATCCCCGGCACCGACAGGACGAAGCACGTGCCGGAGCACTTCGCGCCGAAGTTCAAGGCCGGTAAGTCGCTGAAGGACACGGTCAAGTAG